Proteins encoded by one window of Sus scrofa isolate TJ Tabasco breed Duroc chromosome 12, Sscrofa11.1, whole genome shotgun sequence:
- the IFT20 gene encoding intraflagellar transport protein 20 homolog isoform X2, protein MTYLLLAATVTPSEQNFSREAGRETAMAKDILGEAGLHFDELNKLRVLDPEVTQQTIELKEECKDFVDKIGQFQKIVGGLIELVDQLAKEAENEKMKAIGARNLLKSIAKQREAQQQQLQALIAEKKMQLESDLTKDPSVSWEMV, encoded by the exons ATGACATACCTCCTCCTGGCTGCTACTGTCACCCCTTCAGAGCAGAACTTCTCTAGGGAAGCCGGAAGGGAAACAG CTATGGCCAAGGATATCCTGGGTGAAGCAGGGCTGCACTTTGATGAACTGAACAAGCTGCGGGTGTTGGACCCAGAGGTTACCCAGCAGACCATAGAGCTCAAAGAAGAGTGCAAGGACTTTGTCGACA AAATCGGCCAGTTTCAGAAAATAGTTGGTGGTTTAATTGAGCTTGTTGATCAACTtgcaaaagaagcagaaaatgagaaGATGAAG GCCATTGGTGCTCGGAACTTGCTCAAATCTATAGCAAAGCAGAGAGAAGCCCAACAGCAGCAACTCCAGGCACtaatagcagaaaagaaaatgcagcttGAAAG TGACTTGACTAAAGACCCAAGTGTGTCATGGGAGATGGTGTGA
- the IFT20 gene encoding intraflagellar transport protein 20 homolog isoform X4: MAKDILGEAGLHFDELNKLRVLDPEVTQQTIELKEECKDFVDKIGQFQKIVGGLIELVDQLAKEAENEKMKAIGARNLLKSIAKQREAQQQQLQALIAEKKMQLESDLTKDPSVSWEMV; the protein is encoded by the exons ATGGCCAAGGATATCCTGGGTGAAGCAGGGCTGCACTTTGATGAACTGAACAAGCTGCGGGTGTTGGACCCAGAGGTTACCCAGCAGACCATAGAGCTCAAAGAAGAGTGCAAGGACTTTGTCGACA AAATCGGCCAGTTTCAGAAAATAGTTGGTGGTTTAATTGAGCTTGTTGATCAACTtgcaaaagaagcagaaaatgagaaGATGAAG GCCATTGGTGCTCGGAACTTGCTCAAATCTATAGCAAAGCAGAGAGAAGCCCAACAGCAGCAACTCCAGGCACtaatagcagaaaagaaaatgcagcttGAAAG TGACTTGACTAAAGACCCAAGTGTGTCATGGGAGATGGTGTGA
- the IFT20 gene encoding intraflagellar transport protein 20 homolog isoform X1, producing the protein MTYLLLAATVTPSEQNFSREAGRETAMAKDILGEAGLHFDELNKLRVLDPEVTQQTIELKEECKDFVDKIGQFQKIVGGLIELVDQLAKEAENEKMKAIGARNLLKSIAKQREAQQQQLQALIAEKKMQLERYRVEYEALCKVEAEQNEFIDQFIFQK; encoded by the exons ATGACATACCTCCTCCTGGCTGCTACTGTCACCCCTTCAGAGCAGAACTTCTCTAGGGAAGCCGGAAGGGAAACAG CTATGGCCAAGGATATCCTGGGTGAAGCAGGGCTGCACTTTGATGAACTGAACAAGCTGCGGGTGTTGGACCCAGAGGTTACCCAGCAGACCATAGAGCTCAAAGAAGAGTGCAAGGACTTTGTCGACA AAATCGGCCAGTTTCAGAAAATAGTTGGTGGTTTAATTGAGCTTGTTGATCAACTtgcaaaagaagcagaaaatgagaaGATGAAG GCCATTGGTGCTCGGAACTTGCTCAAATCTATAGCAAAGCAGAGAGAAGCCCAACAGCAGCAACTCCAGGCACtaatagcagaaaagaaaatgcagcttGAAAG gtATCGGGTTGAATATGAAGCTTTGTGTAAAGTAGAAGCAGAACAAAATGAATTTATTGaccaatttatttttcagaaatga
- the IFT20 gene encoding intraflagellar transport protein 20 homolog isoform X3: MAKDILGEAGLHFDELNKLRVLDPEVTQQTIELKEECKDFVDKIGQFQKIVGGLIELVDQLAKEAENEKMKAIGARNLLKSIAKQREAQQQQLQALIAEKKMQLERYRVEYEALCKVEAEQNEFIDQFIFQK; the protein is encoded by the exons ATGGCCAAGGATATCCTGGGTGAAGCAGGGCTGCACTTTGATGAACTGAACAAGCTGCGGGTGTTGGACCCAGAGGTTACCCAGCAGACCATAGAGCTCAAAGAAGAGTGCAAGGACTTTGTCGACA AAATCGGCCAGTTTCAGAAAATAGTTGGTGGTTTAATTGAGCTTGTTGATCAACTtgcaaaagaagcagaaaatgagaaGATGAAG GCCATTGGTGCTCGGAACTTGCTCAAATCTATAGCAAAGCAGAGAGAAGCCCAACAGCAGCAACTCCAGGCACtaatagcagaaaagaaaatgcagcttGAAAG gtATCGGGTTGAATATGAAGCTTTGTGTAAAGTAGAAGCAGAACAAAATGAATTTATTGaccaatttatttttcagaaatga